One window of the Benincasa hispida cultivar B227 chromosome 3, ASM972705v1, whole genome shotgun sequence genome contains the following:
- the LOC120072716 gene encoding putative receptor-like protein kinase At4g00960, translated as MMETSKSLLFLCVIHLFMVSTTISQQEFIAHSCSNIGNYSRNSFFKRNLDTLLSSILSNSQIDYGFYNFSAGQQPDKVNAIALCRGDWTVEQCKNCLNDSALKIVQTCPNQKEAIGWYNDCMLRYSNDSIFGVANVQVLSRDFNTGNSSNVDGFSQALRNLLARLQNQASSGSSTLKFAVGDTEGPSIEENRIYGLVQCTPDLSFMDCTNCFGQLNRNIPTGKIGARIFAVSCFLRYEIYLFYTPPPPLPPPSPPPSPPPPLPPTLPPAPGNNSNNRTVIIVMVSIASAIIFIVAICIILRIRKAKNRRPLEKFGSIALGDGTNEISSVETIRFDFDTIKIATNAFSSENKLGQGGFGAVYMGKLPNGQQIAVKRLAHNSQQGDVEFKNEVLLVVNLQHRNLVRLLGFCLHGSERLLIYEFVPNGSLDNFIFDFGKRTLLIWERRFKIINGIARGLLYLHEDSRLRIIHRDLKASNILLDEEMNPKIADFGLARLFEVDETQGNTSRIVGTYGYMAPEYVIHGQFSVKSDVFSFGILILEILSGQKNNCFRNGENVEDLSSFAWKNWRAGTITNVIDSTLLIGSRTEMIRCIHIGLLCIQENVANRPTMASIFLMLSSSSLTLPIPSKPPFFRHSNSTYESNTMLKLDGTSNSGSSTLNDISITKLHPR; from the exons ATGATGGAAACTTCAAAAAGCCTCTTATTCCTTTGCGTCATTCACTTATTCATGGTTTCTACCACTATTTCCCAACAGGAGTTCATTGCACACTCATGTTCAAACATCGGCAACTACAGCAGAAACAGCTTCTTCAAGCGAAATCTTGACACCCTACTTTCCTCCATCCTCTCCAACTCCCAAATAGATTACGGGTTTTACAATTTCTCAGCCGGACAGCAACCCGACAAGGTCAACGCTATCGCCCTTTGCCGAGGCGACTGGACTGTGGAGCAATGCAAGAACTGCTTAAATGACTCCGCTCTAAAGATTGTACAGACTTGTCCCAACCAGAAGGAGGCTATCGGATGGTACAACGATTGTATGCTTCGTTACTCAAACGATTCAATATTTGGAGTTGCAAACGTTCAAGTGCTTTCCAGAGATTTCAACACTGGGAATTCATCGAATGTTGATGGGTTCAGCCAAGCACTGAGGAATCTGTTAGCAAGACTGCAAAATCAAGCTTCGTCTGGAAGTTCTACACTGAAATTCGCAGTGGGAGACACCGAAGGACCGAGCATAGAAGAGAATAGGATATATGGACTTGTCCAGTGTACTCCGGATCTGTCCTTTATGGATTGCACTAATTGCTTTGGACAGCTTAATAGAAATATTCCGACTGGGAAAATAGGAGCGAGAATATTTGCGGTAAGTTGTTTTCTGAGATATGAGATCTATCTTTTCTACACCCCTCCTCCGCCCCTGCCACCTCCCTCGCCACCGCCATCCCCACCTCCACCTCTGCCGCCGACTCTGCCTCCGGCACCAG gaaataatAGCAATAATAGAACAGTTATAATCGTTATGGTGTCCATCGCTTCAGCCATCATTTTCATTGTTGCCATTTGTATCATTTTGAGAATAAGGAAGGCAAAGAACAGAAGGCCATTAGAAAAGTTTGGAA GTATTGCTCTCGGAGATGGCACCAATGAAATTAGCAGTGTGGAGACAATTCGATTTGATTTTGATACTATTAAAATTGCAACAAATGCCTTCTCAAGTGAAAACAAGCTAGGACAGGGTGGATTTGGAGCTGTTTACATG GGTAAGCTACCTAATGGACAACAAATTGCAGTGAAGAGGCTTGCACATAATTCACAACAAGGAGATGTTGAATTCAAAAATGAAGTCCTTTTGGTAGTCAACCTTCAACATCGGAACTTGGTTAGGCTATTGGGATTTTGCTTGCATGGAAGCGAAAGACTTCTCATATATGAGTTTGTACCAAATGGCAGCCTTGACAACTTCATATTTG ATTTTGGGAAGCGAACTCTATTAATATGGGAAAGACGATTCAAAATCATAAATGGCATTGCACGAGGGCTTCTTTACCTTCATGAAGATTCTCGTCTTCGAATCATACATCGTGATCTCAAAGCTAGCAATATTTTGTTGGATGAAGAAATGAATCCAAAGATTGCAGATTTTGGTTTGGCAAGATTGTTTGAAGTAGATGAAACTCAAGGCAATACAAGTAGAATTGTGGGAACTTA CGGCTACATGGCTCCAGAGTATGTTATACATGGACAATTTTCAGTGAAATCAGATGTTTTTAGCTTTGGCATTTTGATTCTTGAGATTTTGAGTGGTCAGAAAAACAATTGCTTTCGCAATGGAGAAAACGTTGAAGATCTCTCCAGCTTT GCTTGGAAAAATTGGAGGGCTGGAACAATTACAAATGTCATAGATTCAACACTCTTGATTGGTTCAAGAACTGAAATGATTAGATGCATTCACATTGGACTATTGTGTATTCAAGAAAATGTAGCAAATCGGCCAACAATGGCTTCGATATTTTTGATGTTAAGTAGTTCTTCTCTCACTCTCCCTATACCTTCTAAACCTCCATTCTTCAGACATAGTAATAGCACCTATGAATCCAACACAATGTTAAAGTTAGATGGAACTAGTAATTCTGGAAGTTCAACTCTTAATGATATTTCAATTACAAAGCTCCATCCTCGTTAG
- the LOC120073445 gene encoding uncharacterized protein LOC120073445, translated as MALEDQEERMPETTSHLEPSTSNVRKPAVPLNAPFPRRLMKKNDEQKFKHFLELLRQLHINILLVEALEKMPKYVKFFKDILTTKRRVSETEVIALTQECNALVRNSLPKKQKDPGSFTVLCSIGGLDMGHALCDLGASINLMPLSIFKKLGISEAQPTSVTLQLADRTIKYPEGKIEDVLVKVDNFIFPVDFIILDYEVDRDVPIILGRPFLATGKVLIDMHKGELTIRVDNQEVKFNVLNALKFPDSEDCQLNKSCLKKSDPSVRGPRVGGT; from the coding sequence ATGGCAttagaagatcaagaagaaagaatgcCTGAAACCACAAGCCATTTAGAGCCAAGCACATCTAACGTAAGAAAACCTGCGGTGCCGCTAAACGCACCATTCCCTAGACgcttgatgaagaagaatgatgaacaaaaATTTAAGCATTTTCTTGAACTCCTGAGGCAATTGCATATAAATATTCTACTTGTAGAAGCCCTGgagaaaatgccaaaatatgtcaaattttttaaggatattttgaCGACGAAAAGGAGAGTCAGCGAGACAGAGGTAATTGCGCTAACGCAGGAATGCAATGCGTTAGTAAGAAACAGTCTACCCAAGAAACAGAAGGACCCTGGGAGCTTCACAGTCCTGTGCTCGATCGGAGGGTTGGATATGGGACATGCATTGTGCGATTTGGGAGCAAGCATTAATCTTATGCCACTctcaatcttcaagaaattgggAATTAGTGAAGCACAACCCACTTCTGTTACTCTTCAACTCGCTGACAGAACGATCAAGTACcctgaaggaaagattgaagacgTTCTGGTAAAAGTTGACAACTTCATATTCCCAGTGGATTTTATCATCTTGGACTATGAAGTAGATAGGGATGTGCCAATTATCCTTGGACGCCCCTTTCTAGCCACTGGGAAAGTTTTAATAGACATGCATAAGGGAGAATTGACTATACGCGTAGACAATCAAgaggtgaagtttaatgtgttaaatGCATTAAAGTTCCCGGATAGTGAAGATTGTCAACTGAACAAGAGTTGCCTGAAGAAAAGTGACCCAAGTGTGCGAGGTCCTCGCGTTGGAGGAACATGA